TCGTATACGATTTCATTTGTAATCACGATCAGTCGGCTACGCATCATTTTCTCCCCGACGATATACAACAAGATACCCAGGAGAAAATACAGGAAAATCGCTGCATGAAACTTGTTCGTAGAAGTGAGCGCCAGATTGATCATAAAAATGATCAGCGCATTCCCAAATCCGCTGATAAGCCCCTGGATGACAATAGACGTCATGGATGTTTCTTGCGATTTCGGGAACAAGCGGATGAGCGTGATGTAGACATTAAACAGAGCGAGTCCTGTCACCAATGCGTACATGGCGTAAAAAATGGTGATGGGAAGCCAGACCTCGATGAACGGCCATGGTAAGCCCATAAAAAATACATCCGGCAAATAGTATAAGGCGGCGGTCAAAACACTGCCCATGACAACAAATGCAACGAAGGATGCAAAACAGATTCGCCCCGCATTCACGGCGAGTTTGCGTTCACCTCGATAGACTTGCACGAAAATCTGCACGATTCCCCCACCAAGTAGCAACAAGAGGATCCCAAGGATTACGAGAGAAATGCTCGCCAGTCGATCCGCTTGAAGATTGGTGTCAGACACGACTACGGGAGGTTCTTCGCCGAGTACGAGATTGACGGCCCCTTCTGCGATAACAGATGCGTTCAACGAGTTGATATTGGTCAAAACGACGGCGCCCAGCTTTTCTTCTGGACGAAATACCATGTACGAAGAAAATGCAGGGTTGTTGCCACCGTGCGAAATTTGCCCTCCACCATCCTGATAAATCATCCAGCCTGACGCATACGAGAAACCGTCTGCAGCAGGGGCTACCGAACGATCAGGAAGATGGGAAGCACTCACCAGCTCGGAACGAAACGCAGATACCTCCATCCCCAACTGAAGCTGCAACCATCGCTCCATATCGTTTAAATTGGAAACGACATAACCGGCTGGCGTATTTCCGCGATATTCCGGCGCATCGTACACTTTCGGGGAAAAGAACTCGATTTTGTGCCCTCTTGCCATCTCCTCAGCGGGTGCCTGTGCCTTCAAAAAGGTATGGGTTAGTCCCAATTTGGCAATGACTTGTTGCTGCACATACTGCTCATAGGTCTCTCCGGTGACTTTTTCAACCACATAGCCCAGGATATCGTAGTTAATTGTCGCGTATTCATACTCGGTCCCCGGCTTGCGGACCAGTTCAGTATGATTGATCGCTCGCACAGTTTCTTCAATTGCATTTTCGCTGGAAGAAATAGGGATGGCGCCAATGCTTTCAAACGGAATCCCGCTGGTATGGTAAAGCAAATGCTTAATCAGGATCGTTTCCTGCTGTCCCTTATAGGTAACACCAAACCACGGGATATAGTTCTGAACCGGGTCGTCCAGTGAAAGTCGTTTTTGCTCGACAAGCTGATGAACGGCTAGCGCCGTAAAGGCTTTGGAGTTCGATCCGATTTCAAACAATGTATCAGCAGTTACTGGCTCTTGCTTCTGGATGTCAGAGTAGCCAAACGATTGCTTGTAAATGGTTTTCCCCTCTTTGACGACCACTACGGCTGCACCCGGGATTTTCTCCGACTCCATCGTTTTATTGACCAGCTGTTCAATTGCCGTTGCGATTTCCGAATCCTGTTGTACGCTCGTTTCGGCGTACACGGGCATACTGCCGGATAGTACGAGAACCAGACACATCAGCAAGAACGTCAGTTTTCGTCTCGACTCATCTATGATCTTTTGCAGATTGATCCACTCCTTTTTAGGCACTGCGTCTGTGGGAAAGACCGCAACCGCAAGTAAACGAGTACGTGATGTAAATTGGGATTGGATAGAAACCGTGGCGAATCAAACTCGCCACGGTTTCTTATTAGGCATCGCACATATACACGGGTTTCGAGTAGAGGCGCAAGGTTTCTCTCCATTTTTTAACCAATCGCTCCCACTGTTCTTGCTCGATTTGCTCTTGTTTCAATAGGCTAATCGGGATACACAAGTTTAATAGACGCCCGTCTATTTCAAAACGGGTAACACCCGCAGGCAAAACATGCCCTTCCGATACGATACGCTCTAATTCCGACAAACTGATTGGCGGGAACCGTATCAAGGCTGCTCCTGCCTCCGGACATTCGAGCATCCCTGTGGGCAGACGATGCACCGGGTGGCTATAGTTGTAACTGTCCACTAATTGACGCCATAGTGTCATTCGCCACTCATCATCCTGCCGCTTCTCATTTGGATAAAGGTAGAATCGCTCCTTGTTCCCTATCATCATTTCTGCCACAGGTGTTTCTCGTAAACGCTCTGTTTCCCATCGAAACACAGAATCTTGCTCCACTGATTGCAACCATGCAGCGACTGGCACAATATGATCCCACATATCCAAGTGAAAATCCTCATGTTCCACTACCTGTACGGGGATATGTTTGCACCCAAGCGCTTGAAGAGCAAAGGTCCGATGTGCACCATCAATGATCAAATACTGGCCGTTTTGCATGAGAATCGCCAGTGGAGGATGGCGCAAAATCCCTTCCTCCTCAATGATCTGTCTGGTCTTGTGTAGTCGCTTGTTTTCATGTGACTCGTGCAAACAAATACGAGATGACTCTACCAGTTTTAGATTTGCTAGCACATCGTACAAAATGGTAACCTCCAGTTAGTCTTGCAAGTGAGTTCCGATCCCCTGCGAGAGTGCTTGTTTGTAATAGTAGGCAGCAATGGCGATATCAAAAATCGCCATCCCCATCGGATTAAACATGATGGGCTCATCTTGCGGAAATTCTTTCATCTGGTCAAGGCAGACGATATCTGTGATGGATTTGGTATCTTCTTTTTGCAATCCTCTCTCCAGATGCATGATCTCGATGTCCGTGTTCTCACGGCAAACTTCAGTCCAGTCATCTACGATAATGGAGCGGGTATAGTCAAGAATTTTTGGTGTAAAATCGCGTAACGACACATTTAACAACAAAGAATGACGTTTGGGTTGCTTGTCAATAAAACCATGCGGTGACACGGTGCACGTAATAAACACATCTGCTTCGCAGTATGCTTCTTCCCACGTTTGCGCGATAACCGTTTTCTCTTTTATCTCAGCTGGAATATGCTCCTGCTGGATACCCGCAATGTCATAGAGAACCACCTTGTCGATCTTCTCTCCTAACAAGGCCGTGACCATTTGCAGATGAAGTCTGCCAATCGGACCAAATCCGATTATTCCGACCGTTACATTTTGCAGGGGACGTACTTGTTCGTAATGCTTGAGGAGAAGACCGGAAACAGAAGCAGTTCGAATGCCGCTGACCAGAGCGGTATTAATCGTTGCCACAGGCTTACCCGTTCTGGCTTCGTTCAGGATGGTAATCGAATGCGCGCGTTGGATACCCTCTTGGAGGTTTTTCGGGAAACTGGCAATCCACTTGATTCCCGCCATATAAGTATCTCCGCCTACAAATGCTGGCATGGCAATAATGCGGTTTGACATGTCATGATATCGCAAGTAAGGTTTAATCGGCTGTGCATAATCTTCCTTATATAAGGAATTCACGGCATGTTCAATGACATCAATGGTTTCTTTCCAATTCTTGCCGACCTTTTCAATATCACTCGTGTTTAAATATAACATCGTACATTCCACCCTGCTTATCGTAGTAGATTTATTGGACACTGCTTAATTGCCGACGAAAGAATGCTTTTGCTGATGCAACCACTGGACCCATTCCTGGTTGTATACGGTATTGACATATGGCATGCCACCGTCTGGGCATAAAAAGACGACATTAGGCTTGACTGCATGCTTTTGATCTTTGAAATAATTTTTAATCGCCCAGTAGGAAGTCCCAGAAGATCCTCCAGCAAAAATGCCATGCTCCGTGTACA
This genomic stretch from Brevibacillus brevis harbors:
- the sbnB gene encoding 2,3-diaminopropionate biosynthesis protein SbnB, with the translated sequence MLYLNTSDIEKVGKNWKETIDVIEHAVNSLYKEDYAQPIKPYLRYHDMSNRIIAMPAFVGGDTYMAGIKWIASFPKNLQEGIQRAHSITILNEARTGKPVATINTALVSGIRTASVSGLLLKHYEQVRPLQNVTVGIIGFGPIGRLHLQMVTALLGEKIDKVVLYDIAGIQQEHIPAEIKEKTVIAQTWEEAYCEADVFITCTVSPHGFIDKQPKRHSLLLNVSLRDFTPKILDYTRSIIVDDWTEVCRENTDIEIMHLERGLQKEDTKSITDIVCLDQMKEFPQDEPIMFNPMGMAIFDIAIAAYYYKQALSQGIGTHLQD
- the edeA gene encoding cyclic peptide edeine export ABC transporter EdeA, which gives rise to MLMCLVLVLSGSMPVYAETSVQQDSEIATAIEQLVNKTMESEKIPGAAVVVVKEGKTIYKQSFGYSDIQKQEPVTADTLFEIGSNSKAFTALAVHQLVEQKRLSLDDPVQNYIPWFGVTYKGQQETILIKHLLYHTSGIPFESIGAIPISSSENAIEETVRAINHTELVRKPGTEYEYATINYDILGYVVEKVTGETYEQYVQQQVIAKLGLTHTFLKAQAPAEEMARGHKIEFFSPKVYDAPEYRGNTPAGYVVSNLNDMERWLQLQLGMEVSAFRSELVSASHLPDRSVAPAADGFSYASGWMIYQDGGGQISHGGNNPAFSSYMVFRPEEKLGAVVLTNINSLNASVIAEGAVNLVLGEEPPVVVSDTNLQADRLASISLVILGILLLLLGGGIVQIFVQVYRGERKLAVNAGRICFASFVAFVVMGSVLTAALYYLPDVFFMGLPWPFIEVWLPITIFYAMYALVTGLALFNVYITLIRLFPKSQETSMTSIVIQGLISGFGNALIIFMINLALTSTNKFHAAIFLYFLLGILLYIVGEKMMRSRLIVITNEIVYEKRMELIRKIFRTPYQKYETLDNGEIYAGLNNDTETISTFANSVVVALTSAVTLVFCFIYLGSLDLYGFLFCLAVIFVAVGLYTLAGRFANKVWEETRDIQNVFFSYITDMIGGFKELYLTQSQRKEFEADMERSCSDYRHKKSAGQFKFVNVYLIGELLFVVVIGTVAFLFPVLFPSLQKEMLISYVFVFLYMTGPVHGILNAVPELIRIKISWQRLNALLDSLSVETRREEETLAERNAQDFESFSTEQVRFRYKNKEGEEFSVGPLDFSCQKGEIVFIVGGNGSGKSTFAKLITGLYEQDEGEFFMNGQKVNADQRCEFFSAIFSDFYLFEKMYGIDYQAKQEEVSKYLEVLRIADKVEVDETGTFSTTKLSTGQRKRLALMLSLVRDRPIFLFDEWAADQDPEYRQFFYESLLPEMKRQGKCVIAITHDDRYFHLADQVVKMESGRIISQQTYAHA
- a CDS encoding ParB N-terminal domain-containing protein, giving the protein MLANLKLVESSRICLHESHENKRLHKTRQIIEEEGILRHPPLAILMQNGQYLIIDGAHRTFALQALGCKHIPVQVVEHEDFHLDMWDHIVPVAAWLQSVEQDSVFRWETERLRETPVAEMMIGNKERFYLYPNEKRQDDEWRMTLWRQLVDSYNYSHPVHRLPTGMLECPEAGAALIRFPPISLSELERIVSEGHVLPAGVTRFEIDGRLLNLCIPISLLKQEQIEQEQWERLVKKWRETLRLYSKPVYMCDA